One stretch of Euwallacea similis isolate ESF13 chromosome 6, ESF131.1, whole genome shotgun sequence DNA includes these proteins:
- the LOC136409481 gene encoding G patch domain-containing protein 11 — protein sequence MSDSEDDYMSFKVIVDCKDDVRPGLLVNREKRKHDMFKKKAEAPNKRQKTLHEMEQENREIGLSTAISNENKGFRMLEKMGFKSGESLGKSRPGIKEPIDIVLKQGTSGIGRESHIKEVLSKRQQQKIKNLKHYETQFRLANKERKNLAQIRKDFFKAQRVCEELDFRSNVKDPVEEFFWTKETIKKRRKMEKECPDDTDSSDEDDEFEQYVTEENLFAIIDYVRSKHLYCLYCVITGIDIEDLRENCPGPYRMDHDTEMD from the exons ATGTCTGATTCAGAGGATGATTATATGTCTTTCAAAGTCATAGTTGACTG CAAAGACGATGTACGCCCTGGCTTATTGGTGAATAGGGAAAAACGCAAGCATGATATGTTTAAGAAGAAAGCAGAAGCCCCTAATAAACGTCAGAAAACCTTGCATGAGATGGAACAAGAAAACAGAGAGATAGGCCTTTCCACAGCAATATCAAATGAGAATAAGGGATTCCGCATGTTGGAAAAAATGGGCTTCAAGTCAGGAGAAAGCCTGGGAAAATCTCGACCTGGAATAAAGGAACCAATTGATATTGTCTTGAAACAAGGAACCTCAGGGATTGGCAGAGAATCTCATATTAAGGAGGTGTTATCAAAGCGACAGcagcagaaaataaaaaatctcaaacACTATGAGACTCAGTTTCGACTTGCCaataaagaaagaaagaaTTTAGCTCAGATAcgtaaagatttttttaaagcccAAAGAGTGTGTGAAGAGCTGGATTTCAGAAGT AATGTCAAAGATCCAGTAGAAGAATTCTTTTGGActaaagaaacaataaaaaaacgcaGGAAGATGGAAAAGGAGTGTCCTGATGACACTGACAGTAGTGACGAAGATGATGAATTTGAACAGTATGTAACTGAAGAGAATTTGTTTGCAATAATTGACTATGTAAGAAGTAAACATCTATATTGTCTTTATTGTGTTATAACTGGCATAGATATAGAGGATCTCAGGGAGAACTGTCCTGGGCCTTATAGAATGGACCATGACACTGAGATGGATTAA
- the LOC136409482 gene encoding translocon-associated protein subunit gamma: MSKQPTKGFTKEEELLLQDFSRNVSTKSSALFYGNAFIVSAVPIWLFWRIHMMDIYSSLVLFVGVTALSTYLLAIAYRNTKFTLKHKIAVKREDAVTRELLKKLSDDKKMSKKEKDERILWQKNEVADFEATTYSIFHNNALFLTVVIVASFYFLRSFSPAVNYTLSIGAASGLLALLSTGSQ, translated from the coding sequence ATGTCCAAACAACCCACAAAAGGCTTCACCAAGGAGGAAGAACTTCTACTCCAAGACTTCAGCAGAAATGTATCTACGAAATCCTCAGCTCTGTTTTACGGGAACGCGTTCATAGTTTCAGCCGTCCCCATATGGCTCTTTTGGAGAATACACATGATGGACATCTACTCGTCTCTGGTTCTGTTTGTTGGAGTAACAGCTTTGTCAACCTACCTCCTTGCCATTGCCTATAGAAACACCAAATTTACCCTAAAGCACAAAATTGCAGTTAAAAGAGAAGATGCTGTGACTCGGGAGCTTTTGAAAAAACTCTctgatgacaaaaaaatgagCAAGAAAGAAAAGGATGAGAGAATCTTGTGGCAGAAGAATGAGGTAGCTGATTTTGAGGCTACAACATACTCAATCTTCCACAACAATGCCTTGTTTTTGACTGTGGTCATTGTTGCCAGTTTCTACTTCCTCAGATCTTTCTCGCCAGCAGTTAATTACACCCTTTCGATTGGGGCAGCTTCTGGATTGTTAGCTCTGCTCTCTACAGGATCCCAATAG